In Cercospora beticola chromosome 3, complete sequence, the following proteins share a genomic window:
- a CDS encoding uncharacterized protein (antiSMASH:Cluster_11), whose protein sequence is MDGLQLRDEAVRDRIRQAQDFLDPQDPRARSYQAEILLMLNRGLRRLTVSIDEIRQHSREMADGLLNQPFDWSQAFDRALFDIVQTLRSRATQQVDEEAMYYCAYVGSFGEYACNPRTLSSQYLNHMVSLEGIVTKCSLVRPKVIKSVHWNERKSTFHFREYRDQTMTANGAASTSVYPTEDGEGNPLVTEYGYCTYRDHQTISIQEMPERAPAGQLPRGVDVIMDDDMVDRVKPGDRIQLVGIYRSLGNRNAGQGSSTFKTLILANNVILLSSKSGGGIAQQTITDGDIRNINKISKGRKVFDLLSQSLAPSIYGHDYIKKAILLMLLGGMEKNLDNGTHLRGDINILMVGDPSTAKSQLLRFVLNTAPLAIATTGRGSSGVGLTAAVTSDKETGERRLEAGAMVLGDRGVVCIDEFDKMSDVDRVAIHEVMEQQTVTIAKAGIHTSLNARCSVIAAANPIYGQYDTHKDPHKNIALPDSLLSRFDLLFVVTDDIEDVRDRQVSEHVLRMHRYRQPGTEEGAPVREQQNQTLGVGLEEEGDTSNKTTQPYEKFDAMVHSGVTITRGRGANQRREVLSIPFIKKYIQYAKQRIKPILTKGAADHIVAAYSALRNDEMEGNQRKTSPMTARTLETLIRLATAHAKSRLSNRVDEKDAEVAEGILRFALFKEVVEDERKRRKRARRSPDPDAMSTDDSDSSNDDDTNLRPRASRSTRTPGRSTRGTNGTNGTNGHAPTNGGAEEEEEEEDLYNSTPARTGRTTQTNGATGSQASMASSLPASQLLQDESQPTQEEEEEEEEEEAAGEPITAQRLQAFQTALGQLIDGPLFANDAADVEPLVAAVNARLRSGETRFEDDEALKALEELNERNKIMLSGGIVYKI, encoded by the exons atggaTGGCCTCCAGCTTCGCGATGAAGCGGTCAGGGATCGCATTCGACAGGCGCAGGACTTTCTTGATCCCC AGGATCCGAGAGCGCGAAGCTACCAGGCAGAGATTCTATTGATGCTCAATCGAGGCCTAAGACGCCTGACAGTCAGCATTGACGAGATCCGGCAGCACAGCAGAGAGATGGCAGATGGCCTCCTCAACCAACCCTTCGACTGGTCGCAAGCCTTCGATCGCGCGCTTTTCGACATTGTGCAGACACTGCGCAGCCGAGCAACACAGCAGGTGGACGAGGAGGCAATGTATTACTGCGCGTACGTTGGCAGCTTCGGCGAATATGCCTGTAACCCGCGAACGCTTTCCTCGCAATACCTGAATCACATGGTGTCATTGGAGGGCATTGTCACAAAATGCTCACTCGTGCGGCCAAAAGTGATCAAGAGTGTGCACTGGAACGAGAGAAAGTCGACTTTCCACTTCCGCGAATACCGAGACCAGACGATGACTGCCAACGGAGCAGCAAGCACAAGCGTCTACCCCacagaagatggtgaaggcAACCCACTTGTCACAGAATATGGATATTGCACATACAGAGATCATCAGACGATCTCAATACAAGAGATGCCAGAGCGGGCACCTGCTGGTCAGCTGCCGCGCGGCGTGGATGTAATCATGGACGATGATATGGTTGACCGGGTGAAGCCCGGTGACAGAATACAACTGGTTGGTATCTACCGGTCTTTGGGTAACCGCAATGCCGGACAGGGCAGCTCAACTTTCAAGACATTGATCCTGGCCAATAATGTGATTCTGCTTTCATCAAAGTCAGGAGGTGGTATCGCACAGCAAACAATCACAGACGGCGACATCAGAAATATCAACAAGATCTCGAAGGGTCGAAAGGTGTTCGACTTGCTTTCGCAATCACTGGCGCCGAGTATCTACGGACACGATTACATCAAGAAGGCGATATTGCTTATGCTGCTTGGTGGTATGGAGAAGAACTTGGACAATGGCACACATCTTCGTGGTGACATCAACATCCTCATGGTTGGTGATCCATCCACTGCGAAATCTCAATTGCTCCGATTTGTGCTCAACACTGCTCCTCTGGCCATTGCCACAACCGGTCGCGGATCGTCTGGTGTCGGTTTGACCGCAGCTGTAACTTCAGACAAGGAGACCGGAGAAAGGCGACTGGAGGCTGGTGCCATGGTTCTCGGTGATCGTGGTGTGGTATGCATTGACGAGTTCGACAAGATGTCTGATGTCGATCGCGTTGCCATTCACGAAGTCATGGAGCAACAGACAGTCACCATCGCAAAGGCTGGCATCCATACTTCTCTCAACGCTCGCTGCTCCGTCATTGCAGCAGCCAACCCGATCTACGGGCAATACGACACTCACAAGGATCCTCACAAGAACATTGCCCTGCCCGATTCCTTGCTCTCGCGTTTCGATTTGCTATTTGTGGTCACGGATGATATTGAGGACGTACGTGATCGTCAAGTATCGGAGCATGTCCTGCGCATGCATCGATACCGCCAGCCAGGTACAGAGGAGGGAGCACCAGTCCGTGAACAGCAGAACCAAACACTTGGCGTAGGCctcgaagaggaaggtgATACGAGCAACAAGACTACTCAGCCTTACGAGAAATTCGACGCCATGGTGCACAGTGGAGTAACAATCACCCGAGGCCGTGGCGCGAACCAACGACGAGAGGTTCTGAGCATTCCCTTCATCAAGAAATACATTCAGTACGCGAAACAGCGTATCAAGCCGATCTTGACAAAGGGTGCCGCGGACCATATTGTTGCTGCGTACAGCGCACTACGAAACGACGAAATGGAGGGCAATCAACGCAAGACTTCTCCAATGACTGCCCGTACTCTGGAAACACTGATCCGTCTAGCCACTGCGCACGCAAAGTCACGTCTATCGAACAGAGTGGACGAGAAGGACGCAGAAGTTGCGGAGGGAATCCTGAGATTCGCGCTGTTCAAAGAAGTCGTGGAGGACGAGCGCAAGCGACGGAAGCGTGCCAGACGATCACCAGATCCAGATGCGATGTCGACAGATGACTCTGATAGCAGCAATGATGACGATACCAACCTCAGGCCCAGAGCGAGCAGATCAACGCGGACGCCTGGACGGAGCACTCGGGGTACTAACGGCACGAATGGTACGAATGGTCACGCACCAACCAACGGGGGtgctgaggaagaagaggaagaagaggatctgTACAATTCGACGCCGGCCCGAACAGGACGTACGACACAGACAAATGGTGCCACTGGCTCACAAGCAAGCATGGCTTCCTCGTTGCCAGCTTCGCAACTTCTGCAAGACGAATCCCAGCCCACacaagaggaggaagaggaagaggaagaggaagaagcagcaggagagccAATTACTGCTCAACGACTGCAGGCTTTCCAGACTGCTCTCGGTCAACTTATCGATGGGCCACTGTTTGCAAATGATGCTGCAGATGTCGAGCCATTGGTCGCAGCAGTCAATGCGCGATTGAGGAGTGGCGAGACGCGcttcgaggatgatgaagcgCTCAAGGCGCTCGAGGAGCTGAATGAGCGCAACAAGATCATGTTGAGCGGTGGTATCGTGTACAAGATCTGA
- a CDS encoding uncharacterized protein (antiSMASH:Cluster_11), protein MSRPRALVYRGPATSEGLPEAVAQLLESSPRHFEVQYAGPNEAVDISAEALRAVDLYAQPGGDDLDDAFVEVRKYRAPIREFVSNGGRYLGFCLGAYLAGHTPGFGLLPKHADTDSECEQKTAQVKNDDDTIIQVDWKWSAGPNAGQTTKDRWIYFQEGAVIQGFRPSADAFILGRYSKSGGVAASVNRHGKGWVGLVGPHPEATQEWFDIENIVSPDGLQYDIGYDLIEATMAGGPHQPEKEL, encoded by the exons ATGAGTCGACCACGAGCCCTCGTATATCGCGGTCCCGCGACGAGTGAAGGCCTACCAGAAGCAGTCGCACAGCTGCTCGAATCCTCGCCAAGACATTTTGAAGTGCAGTACGCCGGCCCTAACGAAGCAGTCGACATCTCTGCTGAGGCTTTACGAGCGGTCGACTTGTACGCACAGCCAGGGGGCGATG ACCTGGACGATGCTTTTGTAGAAGTGCGGAAATATCGGGCACCGATTCGCGAATTCGTGTCGAATGGTGGCCGATACCTTGGGTTTTGCCTCGGAGCCTATTTGGCAGGGCACACGCCTGGGTTTGGTCTGTTGCCCAAGCACGCTGATACAGATTCAGAGTGCGAGCAGAAGACCGCACAAGTAAAGAACGACGATGACACCATCATCCAAGTTGATTGGAAATGGTCGGCCGGTCCAAACGCTGGCCAGACCACAAAAGACAGATGGATCTATTTCCAGGAAGGTGCTGTGATTCAGGGTTTTCGTCCCTCTGCTGACGCCTTCATCCTTGGACGGTATTCGAAGAGTGGCGGTGTTGCTGCTTCCGTCAATAGACATGGCAAAGGTTGGGTTGGCCTG GTTGGACCGCATCCGGAGGCCACCCAAGAATGGT TTGACATAGAAAATATTGTTAGCCCCGATGGCCTGCAATACGACATCGGGTACGACTTGATCGAGGCGACAATGGCAGGTGGACCTCACCAACCAGAGAAGGAGCTGTAG
- a CDS encoding uncharacterized protein (SMCOG1002:AMP-dependent synthetase and ligase~antiSMASH:Cluster_11) has protein sequence MSSTSSEGLAPGGSWSDVTGASTPRTFSGASSVTSFFSVDDRSTLGKVEGLAIYPHVTPASPRTLVQVLDATISAHPEALAIDNGTSSLTYAALRKEIRTKAAQLREAGVSVGDRVGIRLSSGTIELYVGILSVLSVGAAYCPVNEDDPKERIDLVWTEADVVAVLTDEGVVVRRQSKRSPSEAGPTTEDDAWIIFTSGSTGKPKGVAVTHRSAAAFVDAEADLFLQQKPLGPGDRVLAGLSIAFDASCEEMWLAWRYGACLVPAPRSVVKAGPELGAFLIAQSISVVSTVPTLVAMWPSRALENIRLLILGGEALPPELADRLACSVSGEVWNTYGPTEATVVSCAAQVKPKQPVAIGLPLVGWKLAVIGPNGRAVRWGEEGELVIGGIGMARYLDSEKDKAKFTPLEEFSGERAYRSGDLVRAEKEGLFFVGRNDEQIKFGGRRIELGEIDAALLMLEGVSAAACTIQRSEMGSQVLVGYVVRSHGDPAADREKLRNMLPPSQVPMIATVDHIPIRPSGKVDRKALPWPLPTSLMSDDQQLDGTIGYVGEQWRRVLGVKPAPDSNFFDLGGSSLGAAQLVSQLRAKVPSLSVADVYEHSSLCDMAARVDELSSAHQEQREVVPTPRWTFVVQLPLLFIEFLLEGLRLLAIMFLTKKAFSVRLQPTSWAARHDIPWWLVAVVWFLMISMPGRVIVFTSIVRVLTLRIARGTYKRGSWTHIRLWAAERFVDTGRLGGVSGTIWARVYARLLGNKMEGHVQLHTLPPVTGLGTFGRGCAIEPEADIAGWWLDGDLLHIGEVRIGEGARVGTRSLLMPDTTLEPYATVEPGICAKDVIKGPDAIFPIHPQVANEPSFGRRIWTMVRDTLSLLILDLLPVLTVAPVWGMAAALTPDYNNLMSLFDAVLKMMVPGIVLGTFLYAVITITLVRLASLAIKPGRHSWHSRTAWAAWLTRGVMLDARSTLFPIYSSLLTPAWLRLAGAKIGRNVEISTVVPIPKLLQVADDAFLADDVLVSPYELGVGYVQLGVTSIGEKSFVGNTGLVKAGTSIPGKVLIGVHATAPPEAQMVPNSTWLGRPPISLPRQAEEPASSKRTFNPPRRLKLARALVESGRIVPMLILGALSTAVFLGMLWFLDRFGVGWAILVSPGLVIGAALAACTITTAAKWLLTPNVHAGQQSPLWSHFVWRNELADTFVQSLALPYIRPCFGTPLLSLWLCTMGAKIGRGAWLESHLLPETELCVVGAGATVNRQCVLQTHLFHDRLMRMDKVCLQAGATLGPNAIALLGTDIAAGVTVGPKSLVMRGEHLPAGTDWLGNPVRPWSRTVPKRKAGGSISETSSASLDEKEKLDV, from the coding sequence ATGAGTTCCACGTCTTCAGAGGGGCTGGCTCCAGGTGGGAGTTGGTCTGACGTGACTGGAGCTTCCACGCCTCGGACATTTTCTGGCGCCAGCTCGGTAACATCGTTCTTCTCGGTTGACGACAGAAGTACGTTGGGCAAAGTTGAGGGTCTTGCCATTTATCCACACGTAACACCAGCATCTCCTCGAACGCTGGTACAGGTCCTGGATGCCACCATCTCTGCGCATCCCGAAGCGCTGGCTATCGACAATGGAACTTCGAGCCTCACGTACGCTGCTCTTCGAAAGGAGATTCGAACCAAAGCAGCACAACTCAGGGAGGCCGGCGTGTCGGTCGGTGATCGGGTCGGCATCAGACTGAGCTCAGGGACGATAGAACTCTACGTTGGAATCCTGAGCGTACTTTCAGTCGGCGCTGCGTATTGCCCAGTCAATGAAGACGACCCCAAGGAACGAATAGATCTGGTCTGGACTGAAGCCGATGTTGTTGCCGTGCTGACAGACGAGGGCGTTGTTGTTCGTCGCCAGAGCAAACGATCGCCAAGCGAAGCAGGCCCTACTACCGAAGACGACGCCTGGATCATCTTCACATCAGGATCTACTGGCAAACCAAAGGGGGTAGCTGTGACGCATCGGAGTGCAGCAGCTTTCGTGGATGCGGAAGCAGATTTGTTCTTGCAACAAAAGCCACTCGGCCCGGGTGACAGAGTGCTAGCCGGCCTCTCAATCGCATTCGACGCATCCTGCGAGGAGATGTGGTTGGCTTGGAGATACGGCGCATGTCTTGTGCCTGCTCCCCGGTCTGTCGTCAAGGCTGGACCTGAGCTGGGTGCCTTCCTCATTGCACAAAGCATATCTGTGGTATCGACAGTGCCGACTTTGGTTGCAATGTGGCCTTCAAGGGCACTGGAAAACATTCGCCTACTCATTCTTGGTGGAGAAGCTCTTCCGCCCGAGCTAGCAGATCGACTTGCATGTAGCGTCAGCGGCGAGGTGTGGAACACTTATGGCCCGACAGAGGCCACTGTAGTGAGCTGTGCTGCACAAGTGAAGCCTAAGCAGCCAGTTGCAATCGGGTTGCCGCTAGTAGGCTGGAAGCTGGCTGTGATTGGACCGAATGGCCGAGCTGTTCGGTGGGGCGAAGAGGGAGAATTGGTGATCGGAGGCATCGGAATGGCGAGATATCTGGACTCTGAGAAGGACAAAGCCAAGTTCACACCGCTCGAAGAATTCTCTGGAGAACGAGCCTACCGGAGCGGTGATCTGGTGCGCGCAGAAAAGGAAGGCTTGTTCTTCGTCGGCCGCAATGACGAACAAATCAAATTTGGAGGCCGTCGTATCGAGCTCGGCGAGATTGATGCCGCACTCTTAATGTTGGAAGGTGTGAGCGCTGCAGCGTGCACCATTCAGCGTAGTGAGATGGGCTCGCAAGTCCTGGTCGGCTACGTTGTGAGGAGTCATGGAGATCCTGCAGCAGATCGCGAGAAGCTTCGGAATATGCTTCCCCCAAGCCAAGTACCAATGATTGCGACTGTGGACCACATACCGATACGGCCATCAGGAAAGGTTGATCGCAAAGCGTTGCCGTGGCCTTTGCCGACGTCTCTCATGTCCGACGACCAGCAGCTAGACGGTACCATTGGATATGTCGGCGAGCAATGGCGCCGAGTCCTCGGTGTAAAGCCTGCGCCGGATTCGAACTTCTTCGATCTGGGTGGCTCGAGTCTGGGAGCTGCTCAATTGGTGTCACAGTTGAGAGCCAAGGTACCATCACTCTCGGTGGCAGACGTGTACGAGCATTCCAGCTTGTGTGACATGGCTGCGCGTGTCGACGAGCTGTCCAGCGCACATCAGGAACAACGCGAGGTTGTGCCAACGCCTCGTTGGACCTTCGTCGTTCAATTGCCGTTGCTCTTCATCGAATTCCTGCTGGAAGGGCTTCGGCTGCTTGCCATCATGTTTTTGACCAAGAAGGCCTTCTCTGTGAGGTTGCAACCCACTTCTTGGGCCGCGCGGCACGATATACCATGGTGGCTAGTCGCTGTGGTGTGGTTTCTAATGATCAGTATGCCTGGGCGGGTTATTGTCTTCACTTCGATCGTGAGGGTTCTGACTCTTCGCATTGCCCGGGGAACATACAAGCGTGGCAGCTGGACACACATTCGTCTGTGGGCGGCTGAGCGCTTCGTCGACACCGGGCGTCTTGGTGGAGTTTCCGGAACCATCTGGGCCCGTGTCTATGCTCGGCTACTTGGCAACAAGATGGAAGGCCATGTTCAGCTGCACACGCTTCCACCAGTGACAGGCCTGGGCACTTTCGGCCGAGGGTGCGCTATCGAACCCGAAGCCGACATTGCAGGCTGGTGGCTCGACGGCGATCTGTTACACATTGGCGAAGTGAGAATCGGAGAGGGAGCTCGCGTTGGCACCCGCAGTTTGCTTATGCCAGACACAACGCTTGAGCCATATGCCACTGTCGAGCCTGGAATTTGTGCCAAGGACGTAATCAAAGGTCCTGATGCAATCTTCCCAATACACCCACAGGTTGCGAACGAGCCTTCTTTTGGGCGCAGAATCTGGACGATGGTCCGAGACACGCTGAGTCTGCTGATCCTTGACCTTCTGCCGGTGCTCACAGTTGCTCCGGTCTGGGGCATGGCTGCAGCATTGACTCCGGACTACAACAACCTCATGTCCTTGTTCGACGCGGTGCTCAAGATGATGGTGCCCGGAATAGTGCTGGGAACCTTCCTGTATGCTGTCATTACCATAACGCTTGTGCGCCTGGCCAGCCTCGCCATCAAACCCGGTCGGCATTCATGGCATAGCAGAACAGCTTGGGCTGCATGGCTAACGCGCGGGGTCATGCTGGACGCCCGATCGACTCTCTTTCCCATTTATTCGAGCCTGTTGACGCCAGCGTGGCTACGTTTGGCAGGAGCAAAGATCGGCCGCAATGTGGAGATATCGACAGTGGTCCCGATCCCCAAACTCCTGCAGGTCGCAGATGACGCGTTTCTGGCAGACGACGTTCTGGTCTCTCCATACGAACTCGGCGTGGGCTATGTCCAGCTTGGCGTCACCTCCATTGGCGAGAAGTCATTTGTTGGCAACACAGGCCTTGTCAAAGCTGGAACTAGCATTCCTGGAAAGGTGCTAATCGGCGTTCACGCTACTGCACCACCCGAAGCTCAAATGGTTCCGAACTCGACCTGGCTGGGCAGACCTCCAATATCGCTCCCACGCCAAGCAGAAGAGCCAGCAAGCTCAAAGCGAACATTCAACCCACCTCGTAGGCTGAAACTTGCAAGAGCATTGGTTGAGTCTGGACGAATTGTGCCAATGCTGATTCTCGGTGCGTTGTCGACGGCGGTTTTCCTTGGCATGCTCTGGTTCTTGGACAGGTTTGGCGTAGGATGGGCAATTCTCGTGAGTCCAGGACTTGTCATTGGCGCCGCTCTCGCCGCTTGCACAATTACCACAGCTGCGAAGTGGCTGCTGACACCCAATGTGCATGCTGGCCAACAATCTCCTCTCTGGAGTCATTTTGTGTGGCGGAATGAGCTCGCCGACACCTTCGTTCAGTCGTTGGCTCTTCCGTATATTCGGCCTTGCTTCGGAACGCCGCTTTTGTCGCTCTGGCTTTGCACAATGGGTGCAAAGATAGGTCGTGGGGCCTGGCTCGAGAGCCACCTTCTGCCAGAGACAGAGCTCTGCGTTGTCGGGGCGGGCGCGACCGTCAATCGGCAGTGCGTGCTGCAGACGCATCTGTTTCACGATCGACTCATGCGTATGGACAAGGTGTGCTTGCAGGCCGGAGCCACGTTGGGCCCCAATGCAATCGCTCTTCTCGGGACTGACATCGCTGCTGGCGTGACTGTTGGACCCAAGTCACTCGTAATGCGTGGAGAGCACCTTCCTGCTGGGACCGACTGGCTCGGAAACCCGGTGAGACCGTGGTCGCGGACTGTGCCAAAACGGAAGGCAGGAGGCTCGATTTCAGAGACCTCCTCAGCGAGCTTGGATGAGAAGGAAAAATTAGACGTGTAA